In one Haloplanus salinus genomic region, the following are encoded:
- the rdfA gene encoding rod-determining factor RdfA produces MADGCKVERVCGRRDLPTLPERLVERRTETGASLRDLERFFNREVLAAAMRAAGMELLDGEAANVLRLLTADDVSHAARTEARDRLTRAGVDVDGVTGDFLTYGTIRTHLRECAGIETGREAGTDADAVRGTVYTLVGRAEAVTERELSRLAETDAFDAGDLTVSLTVRVACAACGEEYGLRRLLERGGCGCREGESQT; encoded by the coding sequence ATGGCCGACGGGTGCAAGGTCGAACGGGTCTGCGGCCGTCGGGACCTCCCGACGCTCCCGGAGCGGTTGGTGGAGCGCCGCACGGAGACGGGGGCGAGCCTCCGCGACCTCGAACGGTTCTTCAACCGCGAGGTGCTGGCGGCGGCGATGCGGGCCGCGGGGATGGAGCTGCTCGACGGCGAGGCGGCGAACGTCCTCCGCCTGCTCACGGCCGACGACGTGAGTCACGCCGCACGCACGGAGGCACGGGACCGTCTCACCCGCGCCGGCGTCGACGTCGACGGCGTCACGGGCGATTTCCTCACGTACGGGACGATTCGAACCCACCTTCGGGAGTGTGCGGGGATCGAAACTGGGCGGGAGGCGGGGACCGACGCCGACGCGGTTCGGGGGACCGTGTACACGCTCGTCGGCCGGGCGGAGGCGGTGACCGAGCGGGAGCTGTCGCGGCTGGCCGAGACGGACGCGTTCGACGCCGGCGACCTGACCGTCTCGCTGACCGTGCGCGTCGCCTGCGCGGCCTGCGGCGAGGAGTACGGCCTGCGGCGCCTGCTCGAACGCGGTGGCTGTGGCTGTCGTGAGGGGGAGTCACAAACGTAA
- a CDS encoding spermidine synthase codes for MGALSDRAGWPPSPPGLAVFVSGVVSMGLEILAGRIVAPQFGSSIYTWGSIIAVFLAALSLGYHLGGKRAARRATHDRLAWLLLGTAAYVALVVFASDLLLAAAGAIPLPGRFASLPAVTLLFGPPTYLLGFISPYAAELTEAEAVGAASGHVYAVGTVGSIVGAFATTFFLIPELSVEAIGVGFGLLSVGTALWLARATGGRDPALASVAVAVLVVVAGFSGAIGVSAGGPVLYQTQTPYQELEVTQVGDVRTLYLDGQPHSAMDVADPDRHVFEYTRYFHLPLLMTEDVDRVLFVGGGGFTGPKHFASEYDVTVDVAELDPAVIGAAKRYFDLEESANLNVYNTGGRQFLQETNRTYDLIVLDAYKKDKVPFQLTTVEFMRLAESRLDDDGVLFANLISAPNGPASKFYRAEHKTMARVFPQVYTFPTASDAGSVVQNLEVVATKRSERFTPATLRRRNEARNLGVDLADEIETSRPPPRTDDVPVLRDDRAPVDALLDPMVGQRYVIQRTDANGSETAARVVRPVDPRTLAAPTGGT; via the coding sequence ATGGGCGCCCTCTCCGACCGGGCCGGCTGGCCCCCCTCCCCGCCCGGCCTCGCGGTGTTCGTCTCCGGCGTCGTCAGCATGGGGCTGGAGATTCTCGCCGGCCGCATCGTCGCGCCGCAGTTCGGGAGCAGCATCTACACCTGGGGGAGCATCATCGCCGTCTTCCTCGCCGCGCTGAGCCTCGGCTACCACCTCGGCGGCAAGCGGGCGGCGCGCCGGGCGACCCACGACCGGCTCGCGTGGCTCCTCCTCGGCACCGCCGCGTACGTCGCCCTGGTCGTCTTCGCGTCCGACCTCCTGTTGGCCGCGGCCGGTGCCATCCCCCTCCCCGGCCGGTTCGCCTCGCTCCCGGCCGTCACGCTCCTGTTCGGTCCACCGACGTACCTCCTCGGGTTCATCAGCCCCTACGCCGCCGAACTGACCGAGGCGGAGGCCGTCGGCGCCGCCTCCGGCCACGTCTACGCCGTCGGAACCGTCGGCAGCATCGTCGGCGCCTTCGCCACCACCTTCTTCCTGATCCCCGAACTGAGCGTCGAGGCCATCGGCGTCGGCTTCGGCCTCCTCTCGGTCGGGACGGCGCTGTGGCTCGCACGGGCGACCGGCGGCCGCGACCCGGCGCTCGCGAGCGTCGCCGTCGCCGTCCTCGTCGTCGTCGCCGGATTCAGCGGCGCCATCGGCGTCTCCGCCGGCGGTCCCGTTCTCTATCAGACCCAGACTCCTTACCAGGAACTCGAAGTCACGCAAGTCGGCGACGTGCGGACCCTCTATCTCGACGGTCAGCCCCACAGCGCGATGGACGTCGCCGACCCCGACCGCCACGTCTTCGAGTATACGCGCTACTTCCACCTCCCCCTCCTCATGACCGAGGACGTCGACCGGGTGCTCTTCGTCGGCGGCGGCGGCTTCACCGGCCCCAAACACTTCGCGTCCGAGTACGACGTGACCGTCGACGTGGCGGAACTCGACCCCGCGGTGATCGGGGCCGCGAAGCGATATTTCGACCTCGAGGAGTCCGCGAACCTGAACGTCTACAACACCGGCGGCCGGCAGTTCCTCCAGGAGACGAACCGCACCTACGACCTGATCGTCCTCGACGCCTACAAGAAAGACAAGGTGCCCTTCCAGTTGACGACCGTCGAGTTCATGCGCCTCGCCGAGTCGCGACTGGACGACGACGGCGTCCTCTTCGCCAACCTCATCTCCGCGCCGAACGGTCCGGCTTCGAAGTTCTACCGCGCCGAACACAAGACGATGGCGCGGGTCTTCCCGCAGGTCTACACCTTCCCGACCGCCAGCGACGCCGGGAGCGTCGTCCAGAACCTCGAAGTCGTCGCGACCAAGCGATCCGAGCGGTTCACGCCCGCGACCCTCCGACGGCGTAACGAGGCACGGAACCTCGGCGTCGACCTCGCGGACGAAATCGAGACGTCCCGACCGCCGCCACGGACCGACGACGTGCCCGTCCTGCGCGACGACCGGGCGCCCGTCGACGCCCTTCTCGACCCGATGGTCGGCCAGCGGTACGTGATCCAGCGGACCGACGCGAACGGCTCGGAAACGGCGGCGCGGGTCGTACGCCCCGTCGATCCGCGGACGCTCGCCGCCCCGACCGGCGGCACGTGA
- a CDS encoding mandelate racemase/muconate lactonizing enzyme family protein, whose amino-acid sequence MHVTDVEAIPLESPVDTVRMKTGETEQTIGVSPVVVKVHTDAGITGLGETLTYDPTGRDAVYAAEGVNALARHLVGETPRDVSQRWSELYQHAKRSGAFKPLSAIDEALWDIAAKDAGKPLYELLGGAAGDVAAYATFPHRKPTEELVEDGAWLADAGFDSMKITVGAGVERDRERITTIAGALPDGFRLSMDANTSYSFPEALRLGRTADELEMEWFEEPIAHTNIEGQAELNRQLDTPVAAYQSHYPHYPAVDHLRANALDVYQPSLYVCGGVTAANRVATLVEAFDERFVPHAFGPLVNYAASLHVAVASPACDLIEFAVYDDDADDPGQYVASPYVANQDEFGLEAGVMTPPDRPGIGVELDEDVIDDLRIE is encoded by the coding sequence ATGCACGTAACTGACGTGGAAGCCATCCCACTGGAGAGCCCGGTGGATACGGTACGGATGAAGACCGGCGAGACCGAACAGACCATCGGCGTGTCGCCGGTGGTCGTGAAGGTCCACACGGACGCGGGGATCACCGGACTCGGCGAGACGCTAACCTACGATCCCACCGGGAGGGACGCGGTGTACGCCGCCGAGGGCGTGAACGCGCTCGCGCGACACCTCGTGGGCGAGACCCCGAGGGACGTGAGCCAGCGCTGGAGCGAACTCTACCAGCACGCCAAACGCTCGGGGGCGTTCAAGCCGCTCTCGGCCATCGACGAGGCGCTCTGGGACATCGCCGCGAAGGACGCGGGGAAGCCGCTGTACGAACTGCTCGGCGGCGCGGCGGGCGACGTGGCCGCGTACGCCACCTTCCCGCACCGCAAGCCGACGGAGGAACTCGTCGAGGACGGTGCGTGGCTCGCCGACGCCGGGTTCGACTCCATGAAGATCACCGTGGGTGCAGGCGTCGAGCGCGACCGGGAGCGCATCACCACCATCGCCGGGGCGCTTCCCGACGGCTTCCGGCTCTCGATGGACGCCAACACCTCCTACAGCTTCCCGGAGGCGCTTCGCCTCGGACGGACGGCCGACGAGTTGGAGATGGAGTGGTTCGAGGAGCCCATCGCGCATACGAACATCGAGGGGCAGGCCGAACTCAACCGGCAACTGGACACCCCGGTCGCCGCCTACCAGTCCCACTACCCTCACTACCCGGCGGTCGACCACCTCCGCGCGAACGCGCTCGACGTCTACCAGCCGTCGCTGTACGTCTGTGGCGGCGTGACGGCCGCGAACCGCGTCGCGACGCTCGTCGAGGCGTTCGACGAGCGGTTCGTCCCGCACGCGTTCGGCCCGCTTGTCAACTACGCGGCGAGTCTCCACGTCGCCGTCGCGAGCCCCGCCTGCGACCTCATCGAGTTCGCCGTCTACGACGACGACGCCGACGACCCCGGCCAGTACGTCGCCAGCCCCTACGTCGCGAACCAGGACGAGTTCGGGCTGGAGGCGGGCGTCATGACGCCGCCGGACCGCCCGGGTATCGGCGTCGAACTCGACGAGGACGTGATCGACGACCTGCGGATCGAGTGA
- a CDS encoding cold-shock protein: protein MANGKVDFFNDTGGYGFIDTEDADDDVFFHMEDVGGEDLTEGTEIEFDIEQAPKGPRATNVVRV from the coding sequence ATGGCAAACGGGAAAGTTGATTTCTTCAACGACACTGGCGGCTACGGTTTCATCGACACAGAGGATGCTGACGACGACGTATTCTTCCACATGGAGGACGTTGGCGGTGAGGATCTGACGGAAGGGACCGAGATCGAATTCGACATCGAACAGGCCCCCAAGGGCCCGCGCGCGACGAACGTCGTTCGCGTCTAA
- a CDS encoding potassium channel family protein: MTTASTGGDRSARDVVRFYLLDHRTPLGKVIDVGLLALNLVFVAVFVAETYALSPATDALFWELEVAIALVFLVEYGLRLYGARNRVAEFFNGYTMVDLLAILPTLAVVVLPLSTVGVNVGFMRVIRVVRVLRFYRFTRDAEFFFGTVTDNTLRAVKLLLTVLVIFFVSAGLFYGAEHAANPGVNTFGDAFYYTVVTLSTVGFGDILPVTTAGRWVTVATILAGIIVIPWQASKIVKEWGHKGKVSVTCPECGLGYHDADASHCKACGHVIYQEFDSRESVTND, from the coding sequence ATGACGACGGCGTCGACCGGCGGTGACCGCAGCGCGCGCGACGTGGTGCGGTTCTACCTGCTGGACCACCGAACGCCGCTCGGGAAGGTGATCGACGTGGGGTTGCTGGCGCTGAACCTGGTGTTCGTCGCGGTGTTCGTCGCGGAGACGTACGCGCTGTCGCCGGCGACCGATGCCCTGTTCTGGGAACTGGAGGTCGCCATCGCCCTCGTCTTCCTCGTCGAGTACGGCCTCCGGCTGTACGGTGCTCGAAACCGCGTGGCGGAGTTTTTCAACGGCTACACGATGGTCGACCTGCTGGCGATACTGCCGACGCTCGCGGTGGTCGTCCTGCCGCTCTCGACGGTCGGGGTGAACGTCGGGTTCATGCGGGTGATCCGGGTGGTGCGTGTCCTGCGGTTCTACCGGTTCACCCGCGACGCGGAGTTTTTCTTCGGGACCGTCACCGACAACACCCTCCGGGCGGTCAAACTCCTCCTGACCGTCCTCGTGATCTTTTTCGTCTCCGCCGGGCTGTTCTACGGCGCCGAACACGCGGCGAACCCAGGCGTGAACACCTTCGGCGACGCGTTCTACTACACGGTCGTCACGCTCTCGACGGTCGGGTTCGGCGACATCCTCCCCGTCACGACGGCGGGCCGGTGGGTGACCGTGGCGACCATCCTCGCCGGGATCATCGTCATTCCGTGGCAGGCGAGCAAGATCGTGAAAGAGTGGGGCCACAAGGGGAAGGTGAGCGTCACCTGCCCGGAGTGTGGTCTCGGGTACCACGACGCCGACGCCTCCCACTGCAAGGCCTGTGGGCACGTCATCTATCAGGAGTTCGATTCGCGGGAGTCAGTTACCAACGACTGA
- a CDS encoding ArsA family ATPase, whose translation MAETDTDIVLYGGKGGVGKTTCAAAHALARSRSGARTLVVSTDPAHSLGDAFERELGPDPTAIRDSLAAVEVDPETGQEAYRGVVEALADEFRSAGLRLDDDDLKRLFEAGLIPGGDEVAALEYVARYADADYDTVVFDTAPTGHTLRLLDLPAVLAETLGVAGDVQRRVRRTARAARSMVLGPAAYWGNDDGDGDAVSALHDRIEAVGALLRDPDRTGFRVVCTPERMAIAESERLVARLRAAAVPVDSVVVNRVFTNPGDCGCDRCRRDERRHADRLATVDETFDLPVRHVPELPGESQGLAALERVAAALG comes from the coding sequence ATGGCCGAGACTGACACCGACATCGTTCTCTACGGGGGGAAAGGCGGCGTCGGCAAGACGACCTGTGCGGCGGCCCACGCGCTCGCTCGCTCCCGGTCCGGCGCGCGGACGCTCGTCGTCTCCACGGACCCCGCTCACTCGCTGGGCGACGCGTTCGAACGCGAGTTGGGCCCCGACCCCACCGCGATCCGCGACTCGCTCGCGGCGGTCGAAGTCGACCCGGAGACGGGACAGGAGGCGTATCGCGGCGTCGTCGAGGCGCTGGCCGACGAGTTCCGGTCGGCAGGGCTTCGTCTCGACGACGACGACCTCAAACGCCTGTTCGAAGCCGGACTGATCCCCGGCGGCGACGAGGTGGCGGCGCTCGAGTACGTCGCCCGTTACGCCGACGCCGACTACGACACCGTCGTCTTCGACACGGCGCCGACGGGGCATACCCTGCGACTACTCGATCTGCCGGCCGTCCTCGCCGAGACGCTCGGGGTCGCCGGCGACGTGCAGCGACGGGTGCGGCGGACCGCCCGCGCCGCTCGGAGCATGGTACTCGGCCCCGCGGCGTACTGGGGTAACGACGACGGCGACGGCGACGCCGTGTCGGCGCTCCACGACCGAATCGAGGCGGTCGGGGCGCTCCTGCGCGACCCGGACCGGACCGGGTTTCGGGTCGTCTGCACGCCCGAGCGCATGGCCATCGCGGAGAGCGAGCGCCTCGTCGCCCGCCTGCGGGCGGCGGCGGTGCCGGTCGATTCGGTCGTCGTCAATCGGGTGTTCACGAACCCGGGCGACTGCGGCTGTGACCGGTGCCGGCGCGACGAACGACGCCACGCCGACCGCCTCGCGACGGTGGACGAGACGTTCGACCTGCCGGTACGGCACGTGCCCGAACTCCCCGGCGAGTCGCAGGGCCTGGCCGCGCTGGAGCGGGTCGCGGCCGCACTCGGCTAA
- a CDS encoding deoxyhypusine synthase yields the protein MTDDDAGRDHREEFHEDPLGHADAWAGMSVGDLADEYGNAGIGAAKMGRAVDVYAEMLAREDVTNFFGLAGAMVPGGMRSVVTDLLRDGHIDALVTTGANLTHDAIEAIGGKHHHGRTAEAGHERDHDERLRDEGVDRIYNVYLPQEHFTLFESHLRDRVFPEFDGVVATSEFTRELGRANLAANEATGVDEDAGIAAAAYESDVPVFVPAIQDSVLGIQAWMHSQVSAFTLDALADLTNITDVAFDAERAGATVVGGGVPKNFVLQTMLTVPEAYDYGVQLTTDPASTGGLSGATLDEARSWGKLEKSAKNVTVLGDATITLPLLVAAARDRIEG from the coding sequence ATGACCGACGACGACGCCGGACGCGACCACCGGGAGGAGTTCCACGAGGACCCGCTCGGCCACGCCGACGCGTGGGCGGGCATGAGCGTCGGTGACCTCGCCGACGAGTACGGCAACGCGGGTATCGGCGCGGCGAAGATGGGCCGCGCTGTCGACGTGTACGCCGAGATGCTGGCCCGCGAGGACGTGACCAACTTCTTCGGCCTCGCCGGCGCGATGGTCCCCGGCGGGATGCGGTCGGTGGTGACCGACCTGCTCCGCGACGGTCACATCGACGCCCTCGTCACGACGGGCGCGAACCTCACCCACGACGCCATCGAGGCCATCGGCGGCAAACACCACCACGGCCGGACGGCCGAGGCGGGCCACGAACGCGACCACGACGAGCGCCTCCGCGACGAGGGGGTGGACCGCATCTACAACGTCTACCTCCCGCAGGAACATTTCACGCTGTTCGAGAGCCACCTCCGCGACCGGGTGTTCCCCGAGTTCGACGGCGTCGTCGCGACCAGCGAGTTCACGCGGGAACTGGGCCGTGCCAATCTGGCGGCGAACGAGGCAACCGGCGTCGACGAGGACGCCGGCATCGCCGCCGCCGCGTACGAGAGCGACGTCCCCGTGTTCGTCCCCGCGATCCAGGACTCGGTGCTCGGCATCCAGGCGTGGATGCATTCGCAGGTATCGGCGTTCACCCTCGACGCGCTCGCGGACCTGACGAACATCACGGACGTGGCCTTCGACGCCGAGAGGGCGGGTGCCACCGTCGTCGGCGGCGGCGTCCCAAAGAACTTCGTCCTCCAGACGATGCTCACGGTGCCGGAGGCGTACGACTACGGCGTCCAACTCACCACGGACCCCGCCTCGACCGGCGGCCTCTCGGGGGCCACCCTCGACGAGGCGCGGTCCTGGGGGAAGTTGGAGAAGTCGGCGAAGAACGTCACCGTCCTCGGGGACGCGACGATCACCCTCCCGCTTCTCGTCGCCGCCGCACGCGACCGGATCGAAGGTTAG
- a CDS encoding Nif3-like dinuclear metal center hexameric protein encodes MRRQTFVSRLDDRLRTDDYADVDASANGLQVGRAEGTVERVALAVDAADATITDAVERGADCLLVHHGLAWGGFDRLTGLHYDRIEPLVEHDVALYVSHLPLDGHQELGNAAGLADVLGLEDREPFGEYGPEYVGTRGTAADAYDVDGVATLLDEELDTETQVLDFGPNEIEDVGIVTGSGVDWIEAATEAGLDALVTGEGKQQAYHEARDRGLNVFLAGHYATETFGVRALGRLAEEWGVETTYIDHPTGI; translated from the coding sequence ATGCGCCGACAGACGTTCGTCTCCCGGCTGGACGACCGACTCCGAACCGACGACTACGCGGACGTGGACGCGAGCGCGAACGGGCTACAGGTCGGCCGTGCGGAAGGCACCGTCGAACGCGTCGCCCTCGCCGTCGACGCCGCGGACGCGACGATTACGGACGCGGTCGAGCGCGGCGCCGACTGCCTCCTCGTCCATCACGGCCTCGCGTGGGGTGGGTTCGACCGTCTCACCGGCCTCCACTACGACCGGATCGAGCCCCTCGTCGAACACGACGTGGCGCTCTACGTCTCGCATCTCCCCCTCGACGGGCATCAAGAACTCGGTAACGCCGCCGGCCTTGCGGACGTGTTGGGGCTGGAGGACCGGGAACCGTTCGGGGAGTACGGTCCCGAGTACGTCGGCACGCGTGGGACGGCGGCGGACGCGTACGACGTGGACGGCGTTGCGACCCTGCTGGACGAGGAACTCGACACCGAGACCCAGGTGCTGGATTTCGGCCCGAACGAAATCGAGGACGTAGGCATCGTCACGGGCAGCGGCGTCGACTGGATCGAAGCCGCGACCGAGGCGGGCCTCGACGCCCTCGTGACGGGTGAAGGGAAACAGCAGGCGTACCACGAGGCCCGCGACCGGGGGTTGAACGTCTTCCTCGCGGGCCACTACGCCACGGAGACGTTCGGCGTCCGAGCGCTGGGCCGACTCGCCGAGGAGTGGGGCGTCGAGACGACGTATATCGATCATCCGACAGGGATCTGA
- a CDS encoding arginase family protein, translating to MTFPGASADREDAAYVVVGAPLDISTTFQPGARFGPDRIRRFAGSFEDYDRRTGRHFSELAVDDAGDVHAWTDAAEYVDYLAGTLRDVYEDGATPLLLGGEHTVSVAGVRAVDPDLFVCLDAHLDLRPAFDDDPWSHACVTHRALDAAEGAVIVGARAGSEAEWERAAEDDVAVVDPETVADRGAAAVVDAAEAVVGDLAATTTYLSVDVDAADPGVAPGTGTMEPGGLSAREMEAVVRAVAPHADGFDAVEVNDRDDGQAATLAGHLLRAFVFAHADRA from the coding sequence ATGACGTTTCCCGGTGCGTCCGCCGACCGCGAGGACGCGGCGTACGTCGTCGTCGGCGCACCGCTCGATATCTCCACCACTTTTCAGCCCGGCGCTCGGTTCGGTCCCGACCGCATCCGGCGGTTCGCCGGCTCGTTCGAGGATTACGACCGCCGAACCGGCCGTCACTTCTCCGAACTCGCCGTCGACGACGCCGGCGACGTCCACGCCTGGACCGACGCCGCCGAGTACGTCGACTACCTCGCCGGGACCCTCCGTGACGTGTACGAGGACGGTGCCACGCCGCTCCTCCTCGGCGGCGAACACACCGTCAGCGTCGCGGGCGTCCGCGCGGTCGATCCCGACCTGTTCGTCTGCCTCGACGCCCATCTCGACCTCCGACCGGCGTTCGACGACGACCCGTGGAGCCACGCCTGCGTGACACACCGGGCGCTCGACGCCGCCGAGGGGGCCGTGATCGTCGGCGCCCGTGCCGGAAGCGAGGCCGAGTGGGAGCGGGCGGCCGAGGACGACGTGGCCGTGGTCGACCCCGAGACGGTAGCCGACCGCGGCGCGGCGGCCGTCGTCGACGCCGCCGAGGCAGTCGTCGGCGACCTCGCGGCCACGACGACGTATCTGAGCGTCGACGTCGACGCCGCCGACCCGGGCGTCGCGCCGGGGACGGGGACGATGGAGCCCGGCGGCCTGTCGGCCCGGGAGATGGAGGCCGTGGTCCGGGCGGTTGCCCCCCACGCCGACGGCTTCGACGCCGTCGAGGTGAACGACCGCGACGACGGGCAGGCGGCGACGCTCGCGGGGCACCTCCTACGGGCGTTCGTGTTCGCCCACGCGGACCGAGCGTAG
- a CDS encoding translation initiation factor IF-5A translates to MAREQKQVRELQEGSYVMMDDSPCKINAYSTAKPGKHGSAKARIEGKGVFDAKKRSLSQPVDAKVWVPIVERKGGQVVSVSGDDAQIMDLDTYETFTMRIPEGESLSPDDEIEYLEYEGQRKIVG, encoded by the coding sequence ATGGCGCGAGAGCAAAAGCAGGTGCGGGAACTGCAGGAGGGGAGCTACGTCATGATGGACGACTCCCCCTGCAAGATCAACGCGTACAGCACGGCCAAACCCGGCAAACACGGCAGCGCGAAGGCACGCATCGAGGGCAAGGGGGTCTTCGACGCCAAGAAGCGTTCGCTCAGCCAGCCGGTCGACGCGAAGGTGTGGGTCCCCATCGTCGAGCGCAAGGGCGGACAGGTCGTCTCCGTCTCCGGCGACGACGCCCAGATCATGGACCTCGACACCTACGAGACGTTCACCATGCGCATCCCCGAGGGAGAGTCGCTGTCGCCCGACGACGAAATCGAGTATCTGGAGTACGAGGGCCAGCGAAAGATCGTCGGGTAA
- a CDS encoding ABC1 kinase family protein, translating to MVTLVNLRAYWRFVRVLHQFLPLIVTYARDRRRYLLFGGRRGVSPERQRKRADRLLTSLLTLGPTFIKLGQLLSTRPDVLPPAYIDVLSSLQDDVPPAPWEETKPVLEAEVGPVDDVFDEFDREAISGASLGQVYRATYQGEDVAVKVRRPGVEALVEADLRALKWLLPILLRFIDEARRFSVENVAEEFDTTIRQEMDYARERRMLGEIRENFADNERIRIPEAVDDLSDSRVLTMEYLSGVKINDVDALDERGIDRSELAESLQRIYLQMIIEDGVFHADPHPGNLSVMDDGSLIFYDFGMSGRVDAFFQDKIVEFYIAVANQNIDGILDAMVEMGTLSPTADREVMGNVMELAIADVRGEDLEQYRVQQVIQQVEDTIYEFPLRLPRNFALIVRVATVVEGVCVTLDPDFDFISVATDYLTEQGYREQGIKQAAEAAGDQLERTARSLVTVPPKLDDVLDRVKRDDLTVEVKLGDQHDVLDQLAKRIAYSILLAVGLLSTAILYSFNEAPEAAAVAGAITLPVGVLLYRSLRDKGGVQARPQFTRQEMRRRRGEE from the coding sequence GTGGTCACGCTGGTCAATCTCCGTGCCTACTGGCGGTTCGTCCGTGTCCTACACCAGTTTCTGCCCCTCATCGTCACCTACGCCCGCGACCGTCGACGATACCTCCTCTTCGGCGGGCGACGGGGCGTCTCCCCCGAGCGACAGCGGAAGCGAGCGGACCGCCTGCTCACCTCGCTGCTCACCCTCGGGCCGACGTTCATCAAACTCGGGCAACTGCTGTCGACCCGGCCGGACGTCCTGCCGCCCGCGTACATCGACGTGTTGAGCAGCCTTCAAGACGACGTGCCGCCGGCGCCGTGGGAGGAGACGAAGCCGGTCCTCGAGGCCGAAGTCGGCCCGGTCGACGACGTGTTCGACGAGTTCGACCGCGAGGCCATCAGCGGCGCCAGCCTCGGCCAGGTGTACCGTGCCACTTACCAGGGCGAGGACGTGGCGGTCAAGGTCCGCCGGCCGGGCGTCGAGGCCCTCGTCGAGGCCGACCTCCGGGCGCTCAAATGGCTCCTACCCATCCTCCTCCGGTTCATCGACGAGGCGCGGCGCTTCTCGGTCGAGAACGTCGCCGAGGAGTTCGACACGACGATCCGACAGGAGATGGACTACGCGCGCGAGCGCCGGATGCTCGGCGAGATCAGGGAGAACTTCGCCGACAACGAGCGCATCCGCATCCCCGAGGCGGTGGACGACCTCTCCGACTCGCGGGTGTTGACGATGGAGTATCTCAGCGGCGTGAAAATCAACGACGTCGACGCCCTGGACGAACGGGGTATCGACCGCAGCGAGTTGGCTGAGAGCCTCCAGCGCATCTATCTCCAGATGATCATCGAGGACGGCGTCTTTCACGCCGACCCACACCCCGGCAACCTCTCGGTCATGGACGACGGGTCGCTCATCTTCTACGACTTCGGCATGAGCGGGCGCGTCGACGCCTTCTTTCAGGACAAGATCGTCGAATTCTACATCGCCGTGGCGAATCAGAACATCGACGGCATCCTCGACGCGATGGTCGAGATGGGGACGCTCAGCCCCACCGCCGACCGCGAGGTGATGGGCAACGTGATGGAACTCGCTATCGCGGACGTGCGGGGTGAGGACCTCGAACAGTATCGCGTCCAGCAGGTCATCCAGCAGGTCGAGGACACCATCTACGAGTTTCCGCTTCGGCTGCCGCGGAACTTCGCGCTCATCGTGCGGGTGGCGACGGTCGTCGAGGGGGTGTGTGTGACCCTCGATCCCGACTTCGACTTCATCAGCGTCGCCACGGACTACCTCACCGAACAGGGCTACCGCGAACAAGGGATCAAACAGGCCGCCGAGGCCGCGGGCGATCAGTTGGAGCGGACGGCGCGGTCGCTGGTGACGGTCCCCCCGAAACTCGACGACGTGTTGGATCGGGTCAAACGCGACGACCTGACCGTCGAGGTGAAACTCGGCGACCAACACGACGTACTGGATCAGTTGGCAAAGCGCATCGCGTACAGCATCCTCCTCGCCGTCGGCCTGCTCTCGACGGCCATCCTCTACTCGTTCAACGAGGCGCCGGAGGCGGCGGCCGTCGCCGGCGCGATCACCCTCCCCGTCGGCGTCCTGCTGTATCGGTCGCTTCGGGACAAAGGGGGCGTCCAGGCGCGCCCGCAGTTCACCAGACAGGAGATGCGGCGGCGGCGTGGCGAGGAATAG
- a CDS encoding Hsp20/alpha crystallin family protein, whose amino-acid sequence MSALRDALRDLPEAVFADLLESDDAYLLVIDLPGATAETVDVRVEKGRLLIEARREKALPGSFEYVREDRPLFLDAELPLPPDATGAGAEGSMERGVLELRLPKYEAAPEQSVPIEDA is encoded by the coding sequence ATGTCTGCACTGCGGGATGCACTTCGGGACCTCCCCGAAGCGGTGTTCGCCGACCTACTCGAGAGCGACGACGCGTATCTGTTGGTGATCGACCTGCCCGGCGCGACTGCCGAGACGGTCGACGTTCGGGTCGAGAAGGGTCGCCTCCTGATCGAGGCGCGCCGCGAGAAGGCGCTCCCCGGGTCGTTCGAATACGTCCGCGAGGACCGGCCGCTCTTTCTCGACGCCGAACTCCCCCTGCCGCCGGACGCGACGGGGGCGGGTGCTGAGGGGTCGATGGAGCGGGGGGTCCTCGAACTCCGACTCCCCAAGTACGAGGCCGCGCCGGAGCAATCCGTCCCGATCGAGGACGCGTAA